A stretch of DNA from Streptomyces venezuelae:
TGCAGCCCATGGCCCGCTTCGGCGGCCTCCTCGCCACCGATCTCCGCGATGTGACCGGCGATGTCTCCGCCCTCGACTCCACCGGGTTCTGGGCGGTATCCGCCGACTTCGAGGGGCGCATCACCTGCGCCCGCTTCGGCGACATACGACCGGACCCGGTCCCCGCGCCCGTTCCCGGCGCCTGGCAGGGGCCCGGCGCCGACCGGTGGACCTCCTCCCTGGACCGGGACGCCTATGTGGCCGGCGTACGGCGGATCCGGGAGCACATCGCGGCCGGGGAGGTCTATCAGGCCAATCTGTGCCGGGTGCTCTCCGCCCCGCTGCCGGACCCGGCCGGCGCCGATGTGGACGCCCTCACCGCACTCCTCGCGCGCGGCAACCCCGCACCGTATGCAGGAACGATTCGACTTCCCGCGCACGGCGTCGAAATAGCCACCGCCTCCCCGGAGCTCTACCTCCGCCGGACCGGCCGCCACATCGAGTCCGGCCCCATCAAGGGGACCGGCCGGACCGCCGCCGACCTGCTGGAGAAGGACCACGCCGAGAACGTGATGATCGTCGACCTGGTCCGCAACGACCTCGGCCGGGTCTGTGCCACCGGCTCCGTCACGGTCCCCGAACTCTGCGCCGTCGAAGAGCACCCCGGCCTGGTCCACCTGGTCTCCACCGTCAGCGGTGAGCTCGCCGACGGAGCCGGCTGGCCCGAGCTGCTCGACGCCACCTTCCCGCCGGGCTCCGTCACCGGCGCACCCAAGTCCTCCGCCCTCCGGATCATCGAGGCCCTGGAGACCGCCCCGCGCGGCCCCTACTGCGGCGGCATCGGCTGGGTGGACGCCGACCGCGGTACCGCCGAGCTCGCCGTGGGCATCCGTACGTTCTGGATCGACCGGCAGGCCCCCGGCGGGCCCCGGCTGCTCTTCGGTACCGGAGCCGGCATCACCTGGGGCTCCGACCCCGAGCGCGAATGGGCGGAGACCGAGCTGAAGGCCGCCCGGCTGCTCGCGGTAGCGTCGGGTGCGTACGCCGCGAGTGAAGGGACCGTACGGTGAGGATCTGGCTCGACGGAGCGCTGCGCGACGGCGACGGCGCACGGGTGTCCGTGTTCGATCACGGCCTGACGGTCGGCGACGGCGTCTTCGAGACGCTCAAGGCCGAGCACGGCCAGGCCTTCGCGCTCACCCGCCACCTGGAACGGCTGAC
This window harbors:
- a CDS encoding chorismate-binding protein produces the protein MQDLQPMARFGGLLATDLRDVTGDVSALDSTGFWAVSADFEGRITCARFGDIRPDPVPAPVPGAWQGPGADRWTSSLDRDAYVAGVRRIREHIAAGEVYQANLCRVLSAPLPDPAGADVDALTALLARGNPAPYAGTIRLPAHGVEIATASPELYLRRTGRHIESGPIKGTGRTAADLLEKDHAENVMIVDLVRNDLGRVCATGSVTVPELCAVEEHPGLVHLVSTVSGELADGAGWPELLDATFPPGSVTGAPKSSALRIIEALETAPRGPYCGGIGWVDADRGTAELAVGIRTFWIDRQAPGGPRLLFGTGAGITWGSDPEREWAETELKAARLLAVASGAYAASEGTVR